Genomic DNA from Rhodospirillaceae bacterium:
TTTAAAATCGCCAGAATATAAGGTATTCACCGCATATCAAAAGTATAAAAAGGATTTTCCAAAAAAGGTTTCACTGGTTAACGGAGAAGGGACCACTAACTTTGCTACAATCACAGAATGCCTAGACCACATTTTAGACAACTCAAAAAAAGGACAAAACATCCAAAGGTATAAGGGTCTCGGTGAAATGAACCCGTCTCAGCTTTGGGACACTACTCTCAACCCCAGTTCTCGTTCTTTAGTTCAGGTTAACGTTGATGACGAAGAAGAGGCTAAGCTTGCTTTTGCCACGTTAATGGGAGACGAGGTAGCACCGAGAAGACAGTTTATTGAAGAAAACGCCCTAAATGTCTCAAATCTTGACATTTAAGCGATAGAAAACAACATATTTTCTCCAGAAATCAGCCAAATTAGTAAAGAAACAACCTTTGTCGCTAATGATTTTCGAATGACCTAATTTCAGCCTCAATCCAGTTTTGTGCCTCTTTGTTTATCTCGTCAATGCTTTTGCCTTTTGTTTGTATTGGGGTTCCAATACTAAAAATGATTTTTCCGGGGCGCTTTAAAATACCCCTTCTTTTCCAAAATTTCCCTGAATTATGAGAAATAGGCAAAACATCTACCCCGGCCCCCTTAGCAAGAATAGCTCCAGACAAACCATACTTTTTTGTTTGTCTGTAGGGCATCCTGGTACCCTCAGGAAAAATTATTATCCATTTGTTTTCCAATAATCTCTGTTTTCCAATGTTGACAACCTTGCTAACCTCTGTTCCCCCCATGCCTCTTTTCACCGGTATTAAACCAAAGCGTTTAATTGCACCCCTAAACAAAGGAGCATACATAAGCTCGTATTTAGCTACCCAGGAAGCAGGACTAAAATGCTTTAAGCCTATAAATGCTTCCATTACAGAAGAGTGTTTAAAATATATAACACACCTATCAGTCGGGATGTTTTCTTCACCTTTTATGACATAATCAAGGCCGCAAATCTTTTTAAGCGAGAAAATATTAATTTCAGACCAAAGAACAGCAATTCTCCACCTTCTAGCTTCGCTAATTATGGGGGAGGGCAACAGAGCAATTGAGCATAATATTATAAAGCTTATAAAAAGGACAATCGTATAAGTAATAGACCTTAAATATAGTGCTATGAGAGACACAGGCTTATGCGATCTATTTAGAAACCGTGCTACAAAGCCTGTTTTCTAGCTTGCTAATCGGTATTGTTTCTTGTTTCATGGTGTCTCGATCTCTTACGGTTACCGTCTCGTTATCAAGGCTGTCAAAGTCAACGGTAATACAAACGGGTGTTCCAACCTCATCATGTCTTCTATAGTTTTTTCCGATGTTACCGCTGTTTTCAAGAACCACCCTTCCTAACCGAAGAGATTGCAAAGATCGCCTTATTTTTTTTGCTAGTGCAACAAGACTTTCGTTGTTCTTTTTAAGGGGTATTATTGCTGCTTTAATAGGAGAAAGGTGCGGCGCCAACGATAAAACCAACCTTTCATTATCGCCGTCTAAAGACTCTTTTTTGTATGCTTCATTAAGCACCGCAAGAAACCCCCTATCAAGACCAGCTGAGGGTTCTATTACATAAGGAACCTCCCAAGTTTTATCTTTGCTGTTTTGGATTGCGAGCTTAGCCGTTGAATCCATGTTTTCAGCAACCTTTGCTTGAATATCTAAATCAGCCTGGTTTTTTGTATGTGAGCCTAAGTCAAAATCTGACCTGTTCGCAATACCTTCAAGCTCTTCTTCACCATGCGGAAAGGCATACATTATATCTACAGTCTTTTTTGAGTAATGAGAAAGGTCTTCTTTTGGGACATCAAGCAGCTTTAACCGACCTTCTGGAATGCCCTGTTCGCACCACCAGCTAAGGCGTTTATTCACCCAATAATCGTGCCACTTCTCGTCTGTACCTCTCTCAACAAAGAACTCAAGCTCCATCTGCTCAAACTCCCTGGTCCTAAAGATAAAGTTTCTTGGGGTTACCTCGTTTCTGAAGGCTTTTCCAATTTGAGCTATTCCAAACGGCATTGACTTAGAGGTTGAATCAAGCACGTTCTTAAAGTTAACAAAAATCTGTTGAGCTGTTTCCGGCCTAAGATATGCAAAACTTTCCCCGTCATCCACTGGACCAACACCGGTTTTAAACATCAAATTAAATGGCCTTGGCTCTGTTAGGTTTGATGACCCGCAACCAGGACACGATTCATCTTCGATGTGATCAGCTCTCCAGCGACCCTTACACTTTTTACAGTCCACCAATGGATCAGTAAAGGTCTCTTCGTGACCGGAGTACTTTAAGACAGAGGGCTTGCTCAATATTGAGGCATCTAAGCCCTCTACATCGTCTCTATCGTAAACCATTGATGACCACCACGCAGCCTTAAGGTTATTTTTGAGTTCAACACCTAATGGACCATAGTCATAGAGCCCTTGCATCCCCCCATAAATTTCGTTTGACTGAAAGACAAACCCTCGTCTTTTACAAAGAGAAACAAGCTCATCCATGTTGTTTGCAGCCAATACAATTACCTCTTTACTTACGCTTCTTGATTATAGCTTTCTTTTCTGTTTATAGCACAGAAGGACGAACAAAAAACTATAATTGATTCAACCGACCTTCCGAAGTATTATATCTAGTGCTTGGTGTATTTCCTACAACGCGCAAAACTACTTTTGGTTTCTAAAACCGATTGTGAGACGCAAGTAAGCGGAAGCTGAAGAAACGGAGTCGTTTATCTCATAATTAGATCTTCTATTGCCCAGCAAAAAATTTAACTTACGTTTAATTAACAAAAGGAGCAACATGAAAAAACTAGAATATATATGGTTGGACGGGTTTCAACCTGAGCCCTCGCTTAGAAGCAAGGTCAAAGTTACAGACGGGAGCCCCCCCGACTGGTCTTTTGATGGTTCATCCACACAACAGGCAGAAGGCGGAAGCTCGGACTGTATCTTAAAACCCGTTAACGAGTACAACGGACCAAGGTCATCAGATAGTCTGGTTATGTGCGAGGTTCTTTCACCTGACAAATCACCACACCCATCCAACACCAGAAGTGCTTGTATTGATTTGTTATCAGACGACTGGTGGTTTGGCTTTGAACAGGAGTACTTTTTTACAAACCCTGAGGACGGAACAATCTTAGGCTGGGAAGACGGGACACCTCGACCCCAAGGTGACTACTATTGTGGTGTTGGGTCTGGCAATGTTCAGGCAAGAGAAGTTTCAGAGGCACACATGGACGCCTGTTTAGATGCTGGCATTACGATCACAGGAACCAACGCAGAAGTAGCTCTTGGTCAGTGGGAGTATCAGTGTTTTGGAAAAGGCCTAAAAGCTGCTGACGATCTCTGGGTAAGCCGATACCTTCTTCACCTAATCGCAGAAGAGTACGGCGTTTCTGTTAACATCCACCCCAAACCCCAACAAGGCGATTGGAATGGATCGGGCATGCACACTAATTTCTCCAACGGCCAAATGAGAGATTCTGGCACCGAGGAGTTAATGAATGGCTTGTGTGAAAAGCTAGGCGCAGTTCACAAAGAGGGAATAGCGAACTATGGCTCTGACAATGATATGAGGCTTACAGGTAACCATGAAACCCAAAGCATTGATACCTTTTCATACGGTG
This window encodes:
- a CDS encoding 1-acyl-sn-glycerol-3-phosphate acyltransferase, which encodes MSLIALYLRSITYTIVLFISFIILCSIALLPSPIISEARRWRIAVLWSEINIFSLKKICGLDYVIKGEENIPTDRCVIYFKHSSVMEAFIGLKHFSPASWVAKYELMYAPLFRGAIKRFGLIPVKRGMGGTEVSKVVNIGKQRLLENKWIIIFPEGTRMPYRQTKKYGLSGAILAKGAGVDVLPISHNSGKFWKRRGILKRPGKIIFSIGTPIQTKGKSIDEINKEAQNWIEAEIRSFENH
- a CDS encoding glycine--tRNA ligase; this encodes MAANNMDELVSLCKRRGFVFQSNEIYGGMQGLYDYGPLGVELKNNLKAAWWSSMVYDRDDVEGLDASILSKPSVLKYSGHEETFTDPLVDCKKCKGRWRADHIEDESCPGCGSSNLTEPRPFNLMFKTGVGPVDDGESFAYLRPETAQQIFVNFKNVLDSTSKSMPFGIAQIGKAFRNEVTPRNFIFRTREFEQMELEFFVERGTDEKWHDYWVNKRLSWWCEQGIPEGRLKLLDVPKEDLSHYSKKTVDIMYAFPHGEEELEGIANRSDFDLGSHTKNQADLDIQAKVAENMDSTAKLAIQNSKDKTWEVPYVIEPSAGLDRGFLAVLNEAYKKESLDGDNERLVLSLAPHLSPIKAAIIPLKKNNESLVALAKKIRRSLQSLRLGRVVLENSGNIGKNYRRHDEVGTPVCITVDFDSLDNETVTVRDRDTMKQETIPISKLENRLCSTVSK
- a CDS encoding glutamine synthetase, which produces MKKLEYIWLDGFQPEPSLRSKVKVTDGSPPDWSFDGSSTQQAEGGSSDCILKPVNEYNGPRSSDSLVMCEVLSPDKSPHPSNTRSACIDLLSDDWWFGFEQEYFFTNPEDGTILGWEDGTPRPQGDYYCGVGSGNVQAREVSEAHMDACLDAGITITGTNAEVALGQWEYQCFGKGLKAADDLWVSRYLLHLIAEEYGVSVNIHPKPQQGDWNGSGMHTNFSNGQMRDSGTEELMNGLCEKLGAVHKEGIANYGSDNDMRLTGNHETQSIDTFSYGVSDRGASIRIPIYTVDNNWNGYLEDRRPASNADPYRIIAHIVGTLTD